A genome region from Aphelocoma coerulescens isolate FSJ_1873_10779 chromosome Z unlocalized genomic scaffold, UR_Acoe_1.0 ChrZ, whole genome shotgun sequence includes the following:
- the RAD1 gene encoding cell cycle checkpoint protein RAD1: MPFSAPPPASGERYVLSASLDNARHLSSLLRAVHFQDHATCFATASGLRVTVEDAKCIQANAFIQAEIFQEFSVQEESVMFRISLSVLLDCLTIFGTSSMPGTSTALRMCYRGYGYPLMLFLEEGGVVTVCKINTQEPEELLDFDFCSTKVVNKIILQSEGLREAFAELDMTSEVLQITMSPDKPYFRLSTFGNAGSAHVDYPRDSDLMEAFHCSQTQTNRYKISLLKPSTKALALSCKVSIRTDAQGFLSLQYMIRNEDGQICFVEYYCCPDENTTEAEL; the protein is encoded by the exons ATGCCGttctcggcgccgccgcccgccaGCGGCGAGCGCTACGTGCTGTCCGCCAGCCTGGACAATGCCCGGCACCTATCCAGCCTCCTGCGGGCCGTGCACTTCCAGGACCACGCCACCTGCTTCGCCACGGCCAGCGGGCTGCGCGTGACGGTGGAGGATGCCAAGTGCATCCAGGCCAACGCCTTCATCCAG GCAGaaatttttcaggaattttctgTTCAGGAGGAGTCGGTGATGTTCCGGATCAGTTTGTCTGTTCTTCTGGACTGCCTGACCATTTTTGGAACCAGCTCGATGCCAG GAACATCAACCGCCCTTAGAATGTGTTACCGTGGGTATGGGTATCCCCTGATGCTGTTCTTGGAAGAAGGAGGAGTAGTAACAGTGTGCAAAATCAACACTCAAGAACCTGAGGAGTTGTTAGATTTTGATTTCTGCAGTACAAAGGTTGTTAATAAAATTATCCTGCAGTCAGAGGGACTACGAGAAGCATTTGCTGAACTGGATATGACCAGTGAAGTTCTGCAGATTACCATGTCTCCAGATAAACCCTACTTCAG GTTATCCACTTTTGGAAATGCTGGAAGTGCACATGTAGACTACCCTAGGGACTCCGATTTGATGGAAGCATTCCACTGTAGCCAGACCCAGACAAACAG GTACAAGATTTCTTTGCTTAAACCATCCACAAAGGCACTGGCTTTGTCTTGTAAGGTGTCCATTCGAACAGATGCTCAAGGATTTCTTTCACTGCAGTATATGATTAGGAATGAAGATGGACAGATCTGTTTTGTGGAATACTATTGTTGCCCTGATGAGaacaccactgaagcagagCTGTAG